The Mya arenaria isolate MELC-2E11 chromosome 16, ASM2691426v1 genome includes a window with the following:
- the LOC128222477 gene encoding uncharacterized protein LOC128222477: protein MHDGDEWECSFADNGLSIKSNGLRIGGSNVSRTETEENRCFVETDKDSVAAKSLIMDKNDTINVQVNGTFVASCNHRNRTAELSEPEFKELFGISITPRGWCIFTVFNLTGTQHRINISSTSALKEVFIEHKAYPECMGPSNLDFTLKGKEGHTQEKEGHELEKEKNCSILSWLVGFFVLLPLGSGIGIAITCLFFKKDVCNVQRRILKGTQTPHAGESEGQETPDEERELTEQNPESNGEIHVGQNGGAQASHRGDTGPWARFVEYLRTCFHRNQ, encoded by the exons ATGCATGACGGGGACGAATGGGAATGCTCGTTTGCAGATAATGGGTTATCTATCAAAAGCAACGGGTTAAGGATAGGAGGATCCAACGTTAGCCGGACTGAAACAG AGGAAAACCGATGCTTTGTTGAAACTGACAAAGATTCTGTGGCGGCAAAATCCTTGATTATGGACAAGAATGATACCATCAACGTACAAGTAAACGGCACATTTGTCGCGAGCTGCAATCATCGGAATAGAACAGCAGAATTGAGTGAACCAGAATTCAAGGAACTCTTCGGCATATCTATCACACCAAGAGGATGGTGCATATTTACCGTcttcaacttaactggaacccAGCATCGGATTAATATATCCTCTACTTCAGCATTGAAAGAAGTCTTCATTGAACACAAAGCCTATCCAGAATGTATGGGGCCTTCCAATCTGGATTTTACCCTGAAAG GGAAGGAAGGCCATACACAAGAAAAAGAAGGCCATGAactagaaaaagaaaaaaattgcaGCATTTTGAGTTGGTTGGTAGGGTTCTTTGTTCTGCTGCCGCTTGGAAGCGGGATTGGAATTGCGATCACTTGCCTATTTTTTAAGAAAGATGTCTGCAATGTACAAAGACGTATAT TGAAGGGCACACAGACACCTCATGCTGGCGAATCTGAAGGACAAGAAACTCCAGATGAAGAAAGAGAATTAACGGAACAAAATCCAGAGTCCAATG GTGAAATACATGTAGGACAGAATGGTGGGGCCCAGGCAAGCCACAGAGGAGATACag gACCTTGGGCAAGATTTGTGGAATATTTGCGGACCTGTTTCCATCGTAACCAGTGA